The genomic stretch TCTATAGTGAAGGTGCCAGATCTATAGAAAGTCAACTCCTTAAGGCATGGCATGGGGTTACCCGGGGGGAAAAAGACAGTGCTCTGCCACCTATCAGCTTCTCCAGTTGGTGTATCATCAGGGGGAGGTAATTTCCATACCAAAACAATGAGAAATGGAAAACTCTCGATAACCTAAACGAGGGAAGAGTATACATAAGTCAATTCAACTACCATGTGATAATAGATCACACTACTCTACAAAGCAGTACGAACTCAGCCGTTCGAAAATGAAATGCATAAGATAAATGTGTGGACACTACAAAACCATATTACCAAGATTGTTTTAACAAGTTGTTGATGACAGCAAGTAAAATGATACCACATGAAAGAaactaagaaaatattattggCTAATCAACATAACCAAAGTAGATGGAATAAAGCTGTGGATCACCCAATGGCATATACATCAATGTTGCATTAGATTCCTGGAGTAACATTTACCTGAAAATCTTGGACTTTTAATGTGGGGCTGAGAATAGCACATTGCAGAGCACTGCCTTCCGCCACACATTTACTAGCATCCATTGTTCGTCCAGGCTCCTTTCCAAAAAACTTTGTCAATATTTTTGTAATCATGGGAACTCGAGAGCCTAAACCAACAACTTCAACAGAATGTATATCCTGGGTAGTCAGTCGGGCACAAGCAAGAGCCTTCTCCAATGGCATTCTCATGCGTTCCAAAATTGGATTACTAATCTGCTCAAAATCATCTCTCTTAATAAAACCTATAACATCCTTCTCGTCCATAAAACACTGGATGTTCAACGATGCCTCGGCATTTACACTCAGGACCTTCTTCAACTTCTCACAAGCAGCACGCAGTCTTAGGCAAGCACTTGCATTTTGATAAAAATCAACCTTGTACTCATCCTTGAATTTTGCAGCAAAATGTTGGATAAGCACTTCATCAAAATCCCTTCCACCTAAACACTGATCATAAGAATGAGCCAATATCTTCAGCTGACCTTTCTTGAAGGCAGCAATGCATACTTGCATACTGGCATGACCAATATCAACAAATGCAACATTAATTGGTTCATTGACAGGCAAGTCGGTCTTGTAAATACCATAAGCTAAAGCGGTAGCTGTTGCCTCATGAATGAGATGAAGAGGGTTCAAACCAGCAATGGTCGCAGCATCTATAACAGCTCTTCTCTGCAGATCAGTGAAGTAAACAGGTATCGCGATGCAACAGTCAAAAACAGCAGCATTTAAGTTCTTTTCTGCAATGATCTTCAAATCAGAAAGTACCATTCCTAAAAGCTGAGTAGGTGTGAAGGTCCTATTTTTTCCCAAATATTGAGCATGAATCAAGGGATACCCATCAGGCCCTTCAGTGACTGAAAACGGCAGTGATTTGATATCCTTCTGCAACACGGTATCCGAAAATTTGCGTCCAATAAAACGTTTGATCTGTGACATTGTATATATTGGATTCATCATACTTGCTGTTCCAAGGAATCGCTGCTTCTTCCCATAACATACAACAGCAGGAGTTTCGCGCTTGAGCTCATCGTTGAGCACAGCATTGATACCTATTTTCCTTGCAACAGCAACAACACAACTTTCGTTCCCAACATCGAAACCTACCACACTCATGTTTACTATAGTGCTTGAAGGTGCAGCAAAGTCACTTTGCAATGTGAAGCGTATTTACCTGGatcattaaaattttgaaatttttaatgaccgccataaaaaaacaataatggATATGTACCATATTTAACTAGCATGATACATGAACACCTCCCTTCATAATTGAAGATTTAAAAAATCTGATACCACATGCAATAcaaaagataataataataataataataataataataataataataataatataaacgAAATGCAATAATCCAACTATACATTAGAAGAATAACAAACAAGTCGAGACGAGTTAAGACATACACACGTACACAACATAGATCGAGCCCTCTAAATTCCCTTACACTATTAATGGGCGTACAACAACTTTTCCCTTAAAACTTTTAACTCAATAAACATCATTAAATCTTTTAGTTCATTAAACattattgaaatttaaaatctgTTAAACTTCATCAAAAACTTAATTCCAATATGctaataaaaaatgagaaagaaagaaaaaaatcgggaaaatgaaaataaaaggcAAAATAATAATGTTGGTCAAATTGAATTTCAACCAAGGtgaaaactaaaacaaaatttttactCCTACATATTTTACCACTAAGCTACAAATTTTGGTTCGGCTATGTTGGCCATCCCACGTCGAAATTTAAGTCATTCACATTTTACTCCTACAAATTTTATGTTAACTTTCTCCCCACATCGAAAATGCGGGTGAGAGTGATTATAAATATGATCATTCAACCATGTTTAACATTaggaatattattttgatttttttttgtaaaaaaatcaaACTGAATTTCAACCTTATCAAATACTAACATTATTTGATTTGGAACTAAAAATAGAAGACTGCAAAAAGAATAACAGGGATAGCAAATTGCACTGCGCTCATATCGGCTAAGAAACGTGAAGGCGCTGTTGTAGATGCTCTTACTCTCTCATGCACATGTTGCCGTATCAGAAAACTAAATTTATACACTAATCAGCTGGCGTACTTTGCAACGAACTCAAGGTAAATGAGAGAATCAACGAACTTCGTCAAATTTGAAGAAGTGAATCAACGAATGCACATTTTCTACCACCGGATTGCACCTCATTTAAAGTCCAAACGGTACAACATATGCGTCAATATGAAAATCGGTGCAACGATTAGGTCTGAAAAATAGCGTAAGTTGCAGCACCGTCAATCGGGATtcagtttgaaaaaaaaaatacctgAGAGCAGTCGAGCGCGCCGCGGAACGTAATTTGTGGGATTTTTCTCTCTGAGAAAATGTAGCTTCTTCGCGACGCTTTGTTTTGACGTGATTGTGGTACGCGTTTGTGTATTAGTGGAGTAGATATTTGTGTCTAATTatattgcaatttttaattgtaaatttgatcatttggtttaaaattaggaaaaaaaaattggtgaaaAAATCGAATTGAATATCAATCTTTTCAAAGTGAAATACAGTCcgcaaaaagaaaaacaaggaTGGCAAGTTGCATTGGCGCCTTTGCGTTCTCACATCGGCCGAGAAAGGTATTGCAGATTTGAAGAGCAGCTGCAGCCGATGCACTCTGATAGGGTTCTCGATTTAGCAAATCTCGTCGAACATCATCTCCAATATTTTGgtgtatcttttattttagttagttgtctttattcatttttcatatcttttgtattcttttattttaattatgtttcttgattagcaagatatgtgttagggtttagaattctatcgtatttcaaataattgagaaatatgaaataaatttctatTCTCATTCTGGTTCCAAAAACCCTAGAACTTCAACTGGGGAATTATCTCTTTGCTCCTTTCAATCTTCGCGTGCTCTACAAACCTTTCGATAGGAACTTAAACCCTATCACACTCGCACTCTTTGGCCCGATCAACAACTCATGCACATATTGCCGTATCAGAAAACTAAATTTAAGTACAGATAAGCACTCAAAATTTGCCACGAACTCTAGGTAAATGAGAGATAATGCGCTAAGACAAACTTTGTCAAATTTGATCGAGTGTGAATCCACGAGCTACACGTAACCACTTATTTTTTACTATTCCAAAATTTTAAACAGTTTTAGAATAAGAATTTAATTTGTCATTTTAGCTTGTTCCCACAGGCCATAATAAAAGTCTgtttttactactattattatgatAAATGGACTCCATGTGGAACGACAGGGGCGGAcgcataaataaataattataaggACTGTAATTTCTAAATTCTattttaaagtatattttttaGAGTTTCAGATTATTTATAAGggcttttaaataataatttaccTTAAATTtagattaattataaaattttaaaaagaaaaatacttaaaatataattttattgagGGCTTTAGCCCCACCCATTTTATACATGGGTCCGCCCCTGTGGAAccatattccactaatattttcaactcattttcctttatatttctttaAACTCGTGCTAAGTCAAATGTGAATTACTAAAGTGTGATTGATGTAATATTTAAATATCTCACTAATGAAATGAGTgcttatattcttttaatttttcatttttttagtttgaaaaTGTTAATTTCACCTCAGtctaattattaaatttaatcaatacgcaaaaaaattaataaaactaaaGACAAGTGGTCGGTTTTGTCTCATTATTTTAGACATTTATAGCCTACTACATATTCTTTCATTTTGTTGGAATAAATCATCCTAAAAAATTATTGCATTTGGAATATCGACGTGAAGATAGAAGTTACACATTGATTACTGAATGAGTAATCAATGTGCAATTTTGGATAATCAATATGTAATTTGAACAATCGATGTAATTGTTATTGTCACATGATATTGTCATGACTCATGAATTTTTGCTCTGCAGCCAATGTTCCCTTTCACCACTATTGAAATGCACTAAATAACTTTTACtacctccgttttttaaaaatagaaactcttgaAACGATACGAGTTTTATGCACAATTTATGAAGTATTTAAGAGactataattgataaagtaagagggaataaaaaataataaaaaaaaagagaaaaattaataaaagtaattTTAGTTGACTGTGGCTTCACATCCTAAAATAATAagtttagaaaataaaaatttatataggAATAGTAGTAAAACTTCTACTGCACCAAGACGTGCGCTATTTTTCAAGACGAAGGAGATATACTAAAAATTTGGTCatcaatatatttaatttatacttTTTCATTCTGCTAAGGGCATTGTTATTGTGTATGAtctaattcaaaataaaatttaatcaaggCTAAAAATGTAACTGAAATTTTCATCCCATTCTATGTTGTAGCTAAAAATGATgactaaaataaaatcaattgtCGAAATGGGCCTGAACGCACCTCTCGTTGAAATGGGCCTGAAGGCTGCGGGCAGCCCAAAATAAAGTAGGCGCAGCATTGTAGCCCAAATCAATCTTGTCGCTCTAGAAAACGGCGGGAAAATGGAAGAACAATGGGGATTTTGGTTGCGCTGGTTTGTACTGTACTCTTCTTCCTCACAATTATATACACCAAAAATGAGAGTAGAGATAGGGTTTCAACTACAACAAAATTAATCACTCCGATTATACCGCCACGAGGAGAAGAATCTGCTGATTCGCAATGCCGATATACAACATCAGGGGCATCAATGTGGATTTTCCGTACGAGGCGTATGATTGCCAGCTTGTTTACATGGAAAGAGTCATCGAATCTCTTCAAAATGTATGAAAAACGCCATGATCCGgatttcttttatttgtttgatcGATATGCTTGATTCAAGAGGTTTCAGTTAACATTTCGTTAGAAGATAAGGATTCATACTCGAACTAGTTGGTAAAATTTGTATAAAACCGTGTTGCATTAATTGACCGGACTATGTGTTAGGGTGCGGTTGATTTTACTAGTCCTAATTGGCAGGTTTTATGCAGTATCATATGTTCATATGAAGTTAAATCACACTTGTGCTATTACAAAAAAGATAAAGATGCAATTTTTGACTGCTCATTTACTTAAGTTGTGTGGAAAAATTGCTTCTTGCCCAGTTTCACAATGATTATTTTGGCATTTTAGTTGGTGAGAATGATTATTGACATTTTTcagtgaatttttaaagtttgcTGTTTGCTACACTGCGCTGCTGTATAATTACTCACAATTCCATAATGTTTTAGTAGAGATAACAAAAAAATCCATTGCTTTTTAATACAgtgaagaatgaaaaaaatgtttttCCTCTGGGATACCATACCATTACTGCGATGTATCTTTATGAGTATATCCTTTCATATAgctttgttttttatttgattcATCGAGGTGTTTCTCAAACAGGActtgtattattttttaaatctatTTACTAGTCCCATAGAGTCATAGACCATAGTTGGTTCATGGTTGCTTGATGAGATCTTGGAATATTTACTTGTTTTGTTCAGTAATGTCAATAGTAGTTTCATCCAAAAATTAGCCTAAAAATTCCATTCACCACTGATTTATTTCTGTGTTGTTTTTTAAATCGACAGAAAAGTAATGCTCTACTAGAGAGTCCAACTGGAACAGGAAAGACATTATGCCTTCTATGTGCCACATTAGCTTGGAGGAGAAGTTTTGGCGAATTCTCTAGAGGCCGGAGCGATAAAAGTAGCATCAGAGAAATTCTCTCCCAGTCTGTAGATGAAGATATACCACAATCCCAATCTTCTCAATTTCCCACAATTGTTTACACATCACGCACCCACAGCCAGATTAAGCAAGTGGTTAAAGAGCTGAAGAGGTCTAACTACAGGTCAGGTCAACTACAACAGTGCTTGTGCTCCAACTACATTGTTCTTTGTTTTTTGGCCATTTGCAGTTATAAGTGCTTGTAAGATTGATTCTTAGAAATTGCTATGTGGATAATGGGTTTCCAAGAAATTTTGTTGGAT from Salvia splendens isolate huo1 chromosome 4, SspV2, whole genome shotgun sequence encodes the following:
- the LOC121801561 gene encoding heat shock 70 kDa protein 15-like, with translation MSVVGFDVGNESCVVAVARKIGINAVLNDELKRETPAVVCYGKKQRFLGTASMMNPIYTMSQIKRFIGRKFSDTVLQKDIKSLPFSVTEGPDGYPLIHAQYLGKNRTFTPTQLLGMVLSDLKIIAEKNLNAAVFDCCIAIPVYFTDLQRRAVIDAATIAGLNPLHLIHEATATALAYGIYKTDLPVNEPINVAFVDIGHASMQVCIAAFKKGQLKILAHSYDQCLGGRDFDEVLIQHFAAKFKDEYKVDFYQNASACLRLRAACEKLKKVLSVNAEASLNIQCFMDEKDVIGFIKRDDFEQISNPILERMRMPLEKALACARLTTQDIHSVEVVGLGSRVPMITKILTKFFGKEPGRTMDASKCVAEGSALQCAILSPTLKVQDFQVIESFPFLIVLVWKLPPPDDTPTGEADRWQSTVFFPPGNPMPCLKELTFYRSGTFTIDVLHIDGSKPSNISTYTIEPFLSTKGEKVKLKVKVHLNLHGVVSIESTMLVEEEEVEVPVVKEERDDTRPGSTETDVNIQDANADGHGAENGVPESGDKTSHMEMDKSIEARLEGLAKAMEDQAARTSARLEGLAMAMEDQAARTSAMLERLAMAMEDRAARTSAIEAKFDNLAASQKFQFDLIMQQITALGSRIGLKESTSRTAAEESTILRHQQTMDLPTFDGSDALAWLASVDQYFLVHKTPAEKQVELALAALSGPAMSWIQLLLRCNPDLTWDQFTHELLVRFGSDPALDGHEALPTPSQEGSLDDYVAEFEECLAQLPELAEKQYLGLFLGGLKPHIRMQIRDPTITTYTDALQMAKHIDFVFKRMWDEEFNRRRPADPSPA